The sequence below is a genomic window from Phycisphaerae bacterium.
TCTCCTTCATGGTCATTTCTTCGTAATAGTAGAGGATAAGGATCAGTCGCTCCGTGGGCGTCAGACCCTTTTGAATCAGGTTCTTGAGGTCGGACTTTTGCAGTTCCTGCAGGGGCGTGGTCGACCGGTCGTCCTTGAGCACGTCCACCTCGGCGACATCGCGTGAAGAATCGCCGCCAAACGCCTTGCGCGAGAGGGAGGTCATCGAAACGGCCGTCGAGTCGCGGTTCATGCGGTCGAACTCACCGGCGGAGACGCCAATCCGATCGGCGACCTCGCGGTCCGTGGGGATGCGCCCCAGCTCGCTTTGCAGCGACTTGGTGGCGGACTGGATTCTCTGCGAGCGGTTGCGCACCAGCCGCGGCACCCAGTCCATCGAGCGCAGCTCGTCGAGGATCGCCCCGCGGACGCGCGGGGAGCAATACGTCTCGAACTTGACCCCGCGCTCCATGTCAAAGGCCTCGATGGCGTCGATCATGCCGAACATCCCGGCGGAGATGAGATCGTCGATGTCCACCTCGTTCGGCAACTTCGAATGCACCCGCTCGGCGTTGAACCGGACGATGTGGGCATAATGTTCGATTAGCGCGTTGCGCAGATCGCAGGTCGGCGCCTTCTTGTACTCGCTCCAAACCGATTGAATGTCCGTTTCGATCGCCGGCATAGAATTCAACTCCTCGCGTCTGGGGTTACGTTGGACCGCGCGGTCAGGCGGCCGTTTCCGTTGTGGTTTTCACTGGGGGCGGCGATCGGCGCTGGGTCATGGGTATCGGTCTTCTCATTGACGACGACGACGGCGATCCATGCGGCGACACTGCCGAGAACAAAGCCCCCGGCCAGACCGGCGACGGATCGCAGGATGATGTTTTCGATAGGATTGCCGGCGAGAAGCCCGGCGAGAATCGTGGCGCTGAAAATAAGCAGTCCACAACATGCACCGCAAAGTCTGGCCACGGACTTCCCTCAGCCGGGTCACGTTTGGTTACCGGC
It includes:
- a CDS encoding FliA/WhiG family RNA polymerase sigma factor, translated to MPAIETDIQSVWSEYKKAPTCDLRNALIEHYAHIVRFNAERVHSKLPNEVDIDDLISAGMFGMIDAIEAFDMERGVKFETYCSPRVRGAILDELRSMDWVPRLVRNRSQRIQSATKSLQSELGRIPTDREVADRIGVSAGEFDRMNRDSTAVSMTSLSRKAFGGDSSRDVAEVDVLKDDRSTTPLQELQKSDLKNLIQKGLTPTERLILILYYYEEMTMKEIGVTLDLSESRVSQMHSAIVDRLRFQLKQRDPEFRV